CACTATAAGTTTTGTTAAGCATTTCCCATGCCTCCTTTGATGTTTTTGCTGGTGCACCATTTCAAGAGTTGCTTCATCAAGTCTTTGATAAATGGTGAATAACGCCTTattatccttctttttttattctctcaaCGTTTGTCTTTATGCTCATTGCTGCCTCTTCTCTTGTTGATTCTGGTTCAGTGTAACCATCTTCAATTAACTCCCATAACTCTTGTGATCTTAGTAGTGCCTTGTATTGAATACACCACATATCATAGTTTTGTTTAGTAAAACAGGGAATATGAAATTAAGAAATGTTGTTGTTGGAAGCCATATCTACTCTCAAGCTCTGATACTactttgttggaagaaaaacaatgacaaaACAAAGGAGAGATTACTACTCACACAATTTAGTGGAATACAATACACTAAACAATGGTACTCTGACACCTTTCATTATCAAATTCATACAATATATATAGACATTATAAAATATCTTTCACAATCTTCAAAGTACGTAATTAATATTACACTCTATAGTACTTCCTCTAGATTCATAATACTactaaattcataatatttttaatgtggatAATTATTCATTGAACTAACTTCAATACACTTAATATTGATAAACAAGTTTAATAACcaacatttttttcaatcataaacTGCCTAAATCTGAGTGAACGTGGGCGCACAAGCATGGTTAATTTATTCATCTTGTTATTGCCTCTCCTCGGGGAGCTTGCTTGAGCTCAGGTTCTGCTTTGCCATTAATTAGTTCCCTGAAACATAATGTTTAACAAACGAAAACATTAGTAAATCAAATCATTCGggggcaaaaaagaaaaaaaaaaaaaaagaagccaagaaAATGCAGTTCAAGTTTCTAATTAGTGATATTGTCAATATGATATCCTCcgatcataaaaacaaaacaaaggtatTTGGAGAATCACAAACCGCAATATTTGAGTCAGTACGGCGTCCCTCCGGGCATCATTCTCTGATCTTGCTTTGATAATTTGAAACATGAGGTCAAGCCTGACTTGATTTGCAGCGCTCTGCTTGGAGATTATATTAGTTTCCTCTTTCAGTTTGGCAGTCTCTTTGcttatttcttcaaatttctCCCTCACTTCTTTTTGTCCATCTCGTATGCGTTCCTGGCCCTCGTTGATCTCCGCCATGTCAGCTCTGATCCTCTTGATACTCCTGGTTAGTTTGGTGTCCCTTAGTTTTCTTTTCTGCGGACAATAACATTGAGGAATATTGAATGTTAGAAAGCTAGCATAACAGTGTTGTCTTTGGTTACTAGTTTCCTAGGACAACAGCGATCTCTAAGTTGTATTTGGCTAGTTTTCTAtcgtagagagagagagagagagagaacactTGTTGGgtcgaagaaaaagaagaagaagaaataaatatataaaataaatatattttttaaaatagtttttgaatgagtttttatttttttcaaaacaagaaggaaataaaaagaaacatgacatttgtatttttaatatttttatctgtaAAATACATCTACAGTGCATATCCTTTTAGCAAAAATGCTGAGAACAATTACAAGCAAAGAATAGTATTGGGAGGTAATGTAATGTTAttggaaaaatataataataaaaaaaaaaaaacaattcacttATAATAGGgtatataaaaacaatcttaaaaaaaatatttttttaaaaaaataaaatttttataaaaaaccatGCGGTACCACGTTACCAAAATACACAAGAAATATGTAACAGACCGTGCTTCGAGTTGCGCGGCGGCCAGTCCTTGTCAGCATGGTGCTACTCAACTGAGGTTAGCTTTATGTGGCTTGCTAAAGAACTAAATTCGTTATATATAGGAACCCCGCCTCTAAAAAGACGCGATCTGGAACGCGAGAGGAAATTGCGGTCGATTTTCCAATTTCCTTCCTTGGACCGATCTAACGCGTGTCCGTAGGGTTATTGAAAGGTTCTCAGTCATcaatgtattttgaaaatttaaaaagccTTCAGTCAGCAGGAGGTCAGGCCAGCACCAAGCGCAGATATCAGCAGATCAACTAAATTCGGGTTGAAAcactaaaaattctaaaattttattttatttatgaaatcacAATCCAGTCAAGTCTacctaatatgtttttataggaTAGAAAAACCGACtagactaaaaaacaaaattagattcCTAACACgaacaaaattaacataaaatctaaaaaaataaaattaattctgaaaataactaaaaaatataataaaattgatccaAACCAGCAACTTTTAGGTCTAATCTTAAAGATATTTAATAGTACCATGAGCAACATATTAATATCAACAGATATCAAGAAACTAAGGCTCGCGGTTTGTTTTGCAGCTTGTTTGTGGTGCAGGTCCAGTAAAATATTCGGTAACGTATCAAACTCTATTTTATCCTACAcgagatttattaaaaaattaaatttaaaatataatttcttaaagcagtttttatatattttttaactaaattttataaaattttgtttattttgcgtttcaaaaatctttttaaaaaattttatttttttactttaaattaatattttttttttatgttttcaaattattttgatatgttaatattaaaaataatttttaaaaaataaaaaaaaatattttatatattttcaagtaaaaaatactttaaaaaacatctgaaatcacacttttaattttactataaaaaaatttcaattataatttttatcaaacaaatattaaaatttcatgaaCATAAAAATTGTTCCAAAAACAAACACGCTCACACAATTTAACTAGCATATTTGTAGTAAATGGTTTGGAAAACCCTTATAGACGCCTGTTGTTATATTATTGACGCCCGATCTATTGTCAAAATCACACGCGTTCGTGCGTTGCATTGCACGAGCAGCTctcagttgtttttttaattttttcttaagaacTTTCCTATGAATCCAACAGCTTTCTTAACTAGGTGTCATGAGATTGTCGTCATAAtgtgaatttatttaaaattcatagCAGAGGTGCGATTTTCCGagaaaatgatatataattttctttgtgtagaaatatattaaactattgGAATGTTTGCATTATTGCATGAAACTATTTCGTACGGTCCAAAAAACGAAACAACTCGCCATCCCATCCTTCTGTAGCAAGACTTAGTAATAATTGTAATTTCGGTACaatgtaattataaaaatatatataatattgtcaAACATGATATAATAGCTATCGTCTAGGACAATAGCCCCTAATAATTAGTCTTTGGTTTTGCGCCCTCATGTTTTGTGTCACAaacatagtgttttttttaaaatataaatctcaAACCCGTTAATAAGTTAGATGGATGAATAATTGGGTCAAACTTATAAACATTTCATATTCATTATTTATCAATCTCttttagtaaaacaaaaaaaaatataaatgtttattgAACTAGTAAATGAATTGGCAGTTGAGGCAACGATCTGTTCCATcgtgttaaagtttttttttttattaatataaatattcaggtcaatttatatatattttaattaattttattaattttaaaattaataattatataaatttttaataattattatattagaatCTTAATTACCTAACTTGCTACTTAAGCATTGACTTgactttatagtttattttgtaGGTatagcgtttttttttttgtctctgaCTCTAACATGTATGATATGTATGGGATATAGAGTTGAAAATTTTGCATAAACTCTGtagaaaaatgagagaaaattaaagaataacaaaaatatcatgaatAAGTGGTGGagccacataaaatattaaaggggCAATTgccctttaatatattttttaattgttttgaattatttttttaataatagaaattgatttgattgttttgaattaattaaagattatattatttttaattgaattggttacagtatgaaattaaatttttttcacaaaacaaataaGCAAATATTTCAATTGTTGTCGGTGAGTAAAGATTGATATttgcaaaaattaaatgtttgttttttcttaaaaaagaaaagaaaaaaaaactattttttatttttaaaaatgatttatcatgataaatttaaactataaaTCATAATCTATATACATGCATTATGTACAGCATACTACATGGTAATAGGGTGTGAAATgggttttgataaattaatgtgtattttattatgaatttcatatggaagATTTACAATTATTATATAACTGAactgaattttgttattatgaaaaccttaagagaataattataatgtaagttttctcattttaaaaatattttaaaattaattttgttttatatgagttaatatatttgttttgaattgatttttaatacatatctatataatatagtatttgttaattaattttccccttcatttaaaatattctgGCTTCACAACTATTCATagctattataattttttttttccctgcaaGTTCAAGATATATAGCCTCTGAATTATATAGAATCCAAcccaaatcataattaaaaagcGGCAATCCTCgccaatttattatttttgtaagtttcaaaatataaaacgcACATTTTCCTCTAAAGTCAATCCCAACTAAAAGGGAAAATGCTCAACACAATGAGAGATGGGGAGATAATTGTCGGTAATTTGAATGGCGAAGTAGGGGTGTGCCCTTGGAAATTTAAGCTCCATATCACCAAAAAGCTATTAGAGCCAAATAATTTCTTGGGTGGTGCCAACAAGGGAACGATACTCGGTCTAAGTGCTATAGTAAGCAACACAAGTCTGCTATTCACCATCCCAGTAAATACGTCTGCAGTATCTAGCATTATGGTCggaaagttattttaaaaaaaattaattttttttgttttaatttaatatattttcagatcattttaatatactggtgttaaaaataattttttaaaaataaaaaaatatatattattttaatgtgttttagaataaaataaactttgaaaagtaaccgctatCATACTCTCAAACACTCAATCCCCtgacaaaacataaaaaccaaTGGTTGATCTTCTAGcgtgtttgaaattataattgcGGTTGTGGTTATGTTTTATgcttagaaatgcatcaaaataattttttttttttttaaaaaattaatattaaaatcagcatattaaaatgatttgaaaacataaaaaaaattattttttaacaataaaaaaaattaaaattattttggaccATATTTTTGAACAATCCCACCAATACATGTAAAAACTTTCAAActcattagaaaataaattccgTGGAAAAGAGCAGTTTTGACATGGTGTGTAAGTTACATTTCCAATATGGAgaaattattttcatcaaataattGAGTTTGATCAAACTTTCTAGAGATGAAGTGTttgacaatttaaaatatttttttattttaaaatatattaaaataatattttttttaatttataaaattatttttgatatcagcaaatcaaaataatctaaaaaaatattaatttaaaataaaaaaataaaaaaaataataataattttttataaaaaaaatatttttaaaaaatatctttattaacGGCATGATGGGTGCGTTTCCATGCTGTTTTCGTGCTAGTTGGCATATGATAACATCGTGCGATGTCGCTCTACGACAAGACGTAAACGAAAGAAATCGCGCGACCATGGTGGAGGACGCCCGAATTGTCTGCTCCAACGACCTCGTTCATATGGAAGACGAACAAGCAAGGCGTGTATTTTTAGACGTGGGGGGTCAGATCTACCCCTTTATATAGTCTAAAACCCACAAACCTTCCAacgaataattaaaaaaaaaagaagattatgCCCCGCACACAAGACTTTGGCATCAAATCGGTCTTTTTATACTTGAAATGACCCTTTCTTCTAGAGTGATGGGTATCTTTccatatttcaattttgaaatgAAACATCGGACACAACACGTAGTGGGGACCGCAATTATTCATAAGCGTGAAGCGCGAGCACTAGAATTGTGTGGATCCATGCCCTTTGGACTTTGAACCATTATTTTTGTGATAAATAGATACCTCTCCCTCGCGGGTCCAATCCTGCTCAGCTACACGTCATGTGCATATTATAAAGTATGACAACAACGTTCGACAGCATCGCATTATTGTTTCGTACTATATGGGAGTGTAGTTTTAACTATTTTCCCGAACAAATTCTGTACATGAGAGATGAACTTCTACAAAAAAGGAAGAATATTagaggaaatgaaaaggaaatcaGTATGGAGGTGAACACTAACAATCAAGGCCCGAATCAAGCATGGATATGAGTTTTCGCATCTCTTTCTGGGCAGCATCAAACCCCCACAATTCCGAATCTTATCGTCAATAACTCAAGTGACTAGCCTCTCCTAGCATCCCAACCtctatacatatacatatacatatacataaaggatgttatatatatatatatatataaaggatgaTCTTACatggaaaaaactacaaaagtTTCATGTTTTATAGTCtatctataaaaattatatttttttcacgagtaGGATGATCTTAATTCGGTCCCTTTCTACTATTTGCTTCAACATTATAGTCTATCTATCAAAATTATTTCCATATACTTTgtcaataaattatatattttttttatactggcCTTGTAGAATAATCCTTAGGAGCCGTTTCGCTCTGCGGTTTTAACCTgtgttttcatcaatttcaatttatttttttttgttaaaattaagtgtggtttgtactttttggatcgttttgatgtgctgatgtcaaaaatgatttttaaaaaattaaaaaaaatcattggtatgtatttcggcacgaaaagctatttgaaaagcaaccgttaccacattgtcaaacacgctctattctctaacacacgaaaactaggttttttcttctattttgtatattaaaaacatgGATAAGGGAGATCATATAATgagttaataataatttttataagtaGATAGAAAATAACTTGCAACAATTCCCCAAT
This genomic interval from Populus alba chromosome 1, ASM523922v2, whole genome shotgun sequence contains the following:
- the LOC118036803 gene encoding uncharacterized protein — protein: MLTRTGRRATRSTKRKLRDTKLTRSIKRIRADMAEINEGQERIRDGQKEVREKFEEISKETAKLKEETNIISKQSAANQVRLDLMFQIIKARSENDARRDAVLTQILRELINGKAEPELKQAPRGEAITR